One segment of Rickettsiales bacterium Ac37b DNA contains the following:
- a CDS encoding Ribonuclease VapC22, which yields MNEKIILDTHILIWSLLDPTNLTNKIKDIIADAQNSDNLYISSITLWEIAMLISKKRINVYGRIADFLTNIEKIEGLTVLDINANIAAESIMLPGGFQGDPADCLIISTTRELASTLITRDQKIINWATQGYLKTIIG from the coding sequence ATGAATGAAAAAATTATACTTGATACTCATATACTAATTTGGAGTTTACTTGATCCTACTAACCTTACAAACAAAATAAAAGATATCATTGCTGATGCTCAAAATTCAGATAATTTGTATATTTCTTCAATTACTTTATGGGAAATAGCTATGCTCATTAGCAAAAAAAGAATTAATGTCTATGGTAGAATAGCAGATTTCTTAACTAATATTGAAAAAATAGAAGGCTTAACTGTATTAGATATTAATGCTAATATAGCAGCAGAAAGCATAATGTTACCTGGAGGATTTCAAGGAGATCCTGCAGATTGTTTAATTATATCTACTACCAGAGAGCTTGCTAGCACTTTGATTACTAGGGATCAGAAAATCATAAATTGGGCCACACAAGGATATCTCAAAACTATTATCGGTTAG
- a CDS encoding antitoxin has translation MEIITPIGELKTHCYQLLEEMQKTNDHLLITKRGTPIARIIPINRNIKISIFGLMKGKAKIIDNILELSDIKWNAEHE, from the coding sequence ATGGAAATTATTACACCTATCGGTGAACTTAAAACCCACTGTTATCAATTATTAGAAGAAATGCAAAAAACTAATGATCATCTCCTCATTACTAAAAGAGGCACACCTATCGCTAGGATTATTCCTATTAATCGTAACATTAAAATTTCTATTTTTGGATTGATGAAAGGCAAAGCAAAAATTATAGATAATATATTAGAATTATCAGATATAAAATGGAATGCTGAGCATGAATGA
- a CDS encoding DoxX membrane protein, whose translation MFLHDTNKLSSMLIRSGLLILVCCVLHAIFIDKKIPDYAAFFSLFFILLAFLVHYFVIPKDFTIGYLISCFAFLIMWRISAMHSVTTVSIPSIFIFIAFLCQIADYIYNDLKYPSEGYLVKIWHNKLLWQMTLLRMYFGFDMVGHFTEKLFAGRASYYHLINVFIQLGVTFNTDLIVLLAGLCELAIAIGIGLGIITRLAALGAALYFLIATILGHHFLDGFTWVNPGGGWEYPMLMIVFYVSFILAGAGKFSVDSYMVRKKLIPKILYPYCK comes from the coding sequence ATGTTCTTGCATGATACTAATAAATTATCATCTATGTTAATACGTTCAGGGCTGTTAATATTAGTATGTTGTGTATTGCATGCTATTTTTATAGATAAAAAAATACCTGACTATGCAGCATTTTTTTCTTTATTTTTTATTCTCCTGGCTTTTTTGGTTCATTATTTTGTTATACCTAAAGATTTTACGATTGGATACCTTATTTCTTGTTTTGCATTTTTAATAATGTGGCGTATTTCAGCTATGCATTCTGTTACAACTGTATCAATACCTTCTATTTTTATATTCATAGCTTTTTTATGTCAAATTGCTGACTATATTTATAATGATTTAAAATATCCTTCAGAAGGCTATCTAGTAAAAATATGGCACAATAAACTATTATGGCAAATGACATTATTACGTATGTATTTTGGTTTTGATATGGTTGGACATTTTACTGAAAAATTGTTTGCAGGTAGAGCATCATATTATCATTTAATAAATGTATTTATTCAACTAGGAGTTACTTTTAATACAGATCTTATTGTATTATTGGCTGGATTGTGTGAATTAGCCATTGCTATTGGTATTGGACTTGGAATCATAACTCGTCTAGCTGCGCTTGGTGCAGCTCTTTATTTTTTAATAGCTACTATTTTAGGACATCACTTTCTTGACGGATTTACATGGGTTAATCCTGGAGGTGGCTGGGAATATCCCATGTTAATGATAGTTTTTTATGTTAGTTTTATACTAGCTGGAGCAGGCAAATTTTCAGTAGATTCCTATATGGTACGAAAGAAACTTATACCTAAAATTTTATATCCCTATTGTAAATAA
- a CDS encoding hypothetical protein (Protein of unknown function (DUF1207)), translating to MITRIIFILILLAYSITSNADEIKEEDVKVLSASSIFKPLIADPKWPRFTIAYQRYIRGPFAKNVFSPNFGAALPLAIYEAENGIKYEISVHGGIFSTMDIGSSPTRLINADYMGGLALTIKNNKFDYIVRGYHTSSHVGDELLLSRDGQKIKRINLSYETVEAIFAYNFSDGLRPFIGGGYIVHAEPKNFKSAELIVGADYRHTEYYIMGYARPIAGIYSKTSKNYGWHPNISLKAGMEFKDKFAMGKQLQFLLEYYNGRSIHGQFYKKKEHYIGTSINMNF from the coding sequence ATGATTACTAGAATTATATTTATATTAATATTATTAGCATATTCTATTACTTCAAATGCGGATGAAATCAAAGAAGAGGATGTTAAAGTTTTATCAGCGAGCTCAATATTTAAACCATTAATAGCTGATCCTAAATGGCCTAGATTTACTATTGCATATCAACGTTATATAAGAGGCCCTTTTGCTAAAAATGTTTTCTCTCCTAATTTTGGGGCAGCATTACCCCTGGCCATATACGAAGCTGAAAATGGAATAAAATATGAAATTAGCGTACATGGTGGCATTTTTTCAACCATGGATATTGGCTCAAGTCCTACTAGATTAATAAATGCCGATTATATGGGAGGATTAGCTCTTACTATAAAAAATAATAAATTTGATTATATAGTTAGAGGATATCATACTAGCTCTCATGTAGGCGATGAATTATTGCTTAGCCGAGATGGACAAAAAATTAAAAGAATTAATCTAAGTTATGAAACTGTTGAAGCAATTTTTGCATATAATTTCAGCGATGGGTTAAGGCCTTTCATTGGAGGAGGATACATCGTGCATGCTGAACCTAAGAATTTTAAATCTGCAGAATTAATAGTTGGTGCTGATTATCGACATACGGAATATTATATCATGGGATATGCTAGACCTATTGCAGGTATATATTCAAAAACTTCTAAAAATTATGGCTGGCATCCTAATATTTCTTTAAAGGCAGGGATGGAATTTAAAGATAAATTTGCAATGGGTAAGCAGTTACAATTTTTATTAGAATACTATAATGGTAGATCAATACATGGACAATTTTATAAGAAGAAAGAACATTATATAGGAACGAGTATAAATATGAATTTTTAG